From the genome of Pseudalkalibacillus berkeleyi, one region includes:
- a CDS encoding putative holin-like toxin, translating to MTVFQTLMVTISFATLIISVLSFPNKK from the coding sequence ATGACAGTGTTTCAAACGTTGATGGTTACCATCTCGTTTGCCACGTTGATAATCAGCGTATTGTCATTCCCGAATAAAAAATAG
- a CDS encoding DUF302 domain-containing protein: protein MFHYTVETDKNIEEASEVLEAQLKEEKFGVLWNFDLKGKLNEKGLEFDRDFRILEVCNPQEAQRVLNQNVMVGYFLPCKMVVYKDGDKTKIGMPKPTSLVTMVDDEEITNMAEDIEHRLIACIDKSV from the coding sequence ATGTTCCATTACACAGTAGAAACCGACAAAAATATTGAAGAAGCAAGTGAAGTATTGGAAGCTCAATTAAAAGAAGAGAAATTCGGAGTCCTATGGAATTTTGATTTGAAAGGTAAGTTGAATGAAAAAGGTCTAGAATTTGATCGTGACTTTAGAATTTTAGAAGTCTGTAATCCTCAAGAAGCACAACGTGTATTGAACCAAAATGTAATGGTTGGCTATTTCTTGCCGTGTAAAATGGTCGTTTATAAAGACGGAGACAAAACGAAGATCGGTATGCCGAAACCTACTTCATTAGTAACGATGGTGGATGATGAGGAAATTACGAATATGGCAGAAGATATTGAGCATAGATTAATCGCGTGTATCGACAAAAGCGTTTAA
- a CDS encoding peroxiredoxin family protein: MSYFEIGSVVLRTEWITLVVAAIVGLFTVWLILHEHECKKQIVDMLFNVFMTGILVWKLSIALFQPIYVIENPMALLYFTGGAKGVLLAFVVSITLFVYQTKRKQLYSESLISSILVGFLVGSGFKLITEWLFGLNISILQLSTFIIGLLVFLIFSMKQHGFARGGKLLIVVGLVGLISWSVYNHLLQKQVVQDDSNVQGDISVGVKIGNRAPHFSLKTSEDETISLADLKGKKVVVNFWATWCPPCKAEVPEMVKFYDTYEDEDLEILAVNLTNTEKGMNDVRRFKEAYNMNFPILLDEDGAVASAYQAFTIPTTYVLDENGVIIEKMAGPMSYEWMEKNILSE; encoded by the coding sequence ATGAGTTATTTTGAAATCGGCTCGGTTGTGCTCAGGACTGAATGGATTACATTAGTCGTAGCTGCTATAGTTGGCCTATTCACGGTTTGGTTGATATTACACGAACATGAATGCAAGAAACAAATAGTAGATATGTTATTCAATGTATTTATGACTGGCATTCTCGTTTGGAAGCTGAGTATCGCCTTGTTCCAACCAATTTATGTGATTGAAAATCCAATGGCATTACTTTATTTTACGGGTGGCGCTAAAGGCGTTTTGCTGGCTTTCGTCGTTTCAATCACCCTATTCGTTTATCAGACGAAACGGAAACAACTTTATTCTGAATCACTAATCAGTTCTATTTTAGTCGGCTTTTTGGTAGGTTCGGGTTTTAAACTAATTACAGAATGGCTCTTTGGATTAAACATTTCAATATTACAGTTATCTACTTTTATCATTGGCTTACTTGTATTTTTGATTTTTTCAATGAAACAGCATGGTTTTGCCCGCGGTGGCAAGTTATTGATCGTAGTTGGTTTGGTTGGATTGATCAGTTGGTCAGTATATAATCATTTATTGCAAAAGCAGGTCGTTCAAGATGATTCAAACGTTCAAGGTGACATCTCAGTAGGAGTAAAGATCGGAAATCGTGCGCCCCATTTTTCATTAAAGACGAGCGAAGATGAAACGATTTCATTGGCTGATTTAAAGGGTAAGAAGGTCGTAGTAAACTTCTGGGCAACTTGGTGTCCACCGTGTAAGGCAGAAGTGCCTGAGATGGTGAAGTTTTATGATACGTATGAAGATGAAGATCTTGAAATTTTAGCTGTTAATTTGACGAATACCGAAAAGGGAATGAATGATGTGCGCCGTTTTAAGGAAGCGTACAATATGAACTTCCCGATTTTATTAGATGAAGATGGAGCCGTTGCATCGGCTTATCAAGCCTTTACCATTCCAACCACATATGTTCTTGATGAAAATGGTGTCATTATAGAGAAAATGGCTGGACCGATGTCATATGAATGGATGGAAAAGAACATCCTTTCAGAATAG
- a CDS encoding class I SAM-dependent methyltransferase, translating into MSDKRFNPELAEKLFSDERKKLLPPDEIISSIEINKGDVIADLGAGNGYFTVPFAKASQKVFALDIEPKMLDLLKEYADQENTSNIEYVVSGVEEINIDSDKVDLAFIAFVIHEVEHIEKALSEVKRILKPDGKLVVLEWKPLENPKMGPPSHERISSEKLSDILNRNGFRSSIILENEKTYGLSASLT; encoded by the coding sequence TTGTCAGATAAACGATTCAATCCAGAATTAGCGGAAAAGTTATTTAGTGATGAACGGAAGAAGCTACTTCCACCTGATGAAATCATCAGTTCCATTGAAATAAATAAGGGAGATGTCATTGCCGATCTTGGAGCAGGAAATGGTTATTTCACCGTTCCATTTGCGAAAGCTTCTCAAAAGGTATTCGCTTTGGATATCGAACCGAAAATGTTAGATCTATTGAAAGAATATGCAGACCAAGAAAATACATCTAACATAGAATATGTCGTTAGTGGGGTAGAGGAGATAAATATCGACTCAGATAAAGTAGATTTAGCTTTTATCGCCTTTGTCATACATGAGGTAGAGCATATAGAGAAAGCTCTTTCTGAGGTTAAAAGAATTCTAAAGCCTGATGGTAAGTTAGTTGTTTTAGAATGGAAGCCTTTAGAAAATCCTAAAATGGGACCTCCTTCTCACGAAAGAATTTCTTCTGAGAAATTAAGTGACATCCTGAACAGAAATGGTTTTCGTTCATCTATTATCCTTGAGAATGAAAAGACGTATGGACTTTCGGCCTCTCTTACGTAA